The following proteins are co-located in the Engraulis encrasicolus isolate BLACKSEA-1 chromosome 2, IST_EnEncr_1.0, whole genome shotgun sequence genome:
- the LOC134463036 gene encoding perforin-1-like, whose translation MTKTNVFSKIAGYLETASKGLAMGVSGFTYLVVLCLSVIPPTTPSCTRGSFRECKEAEFAPGSNLAGEGFDITRMQRKGAFVIDMNLWRRENNTCLLCKNPYEEGKMQKVPVSVVDWRPTKRCSMEVSSKQYQSSESLVSSSSSSVENNWKASLDIQAKRGEGSLTLAGTNSKLAEYSMEKTKRDKFTFLSHKTVCGFYSYRVSNRPNLHPEFQYAINQLPKTYTNENKGRFYKLIDNFGTHYMTKVTLGGMVHSVTSVRQCMASLQGLSSDEVKMCLDIEASASSGGKAKGSAAVNHCRDAKDKIEGGNRFSSSFSDRFTEVFGGHSTDSDLLFSADKDPSAYKDWLSSLPLNPDVITYSLDPLHELLPPQLLVRKELRKAIQHYVLEQGLWQNCSKPCKSGIKRNPKEPCACSCHGNPGVGSDCCPTKRGLARVIITAVKATGLWGDTTTGTDAYVKVFNSQKMLIGRSNVIWNNNYPQWNMPFDIGDVLLSQTSMVRFEVWDEDSGWDDDLLGACTVNLKEGTKGNACALNHGMFYYKLQVTCGPSLSGPSCSEYVSSPMNAQLEKLYVSRHARPIPKEMLLNMGVFGIGGTSNLNITGFV comes from the exons GTCTGGCCATGGGGGTCTCAGGTTTTACCTATCTGGTCGTCCTGTGCCTCTCCGTCATACCCCCGACCACCCCATCCTGCACCAGGGGCTCCTTTCGAGAGTGCAAAGAGGCCGAGTTTGCTCCGGGCTCCAACCTGGCCGGCGAGGGCTTCGATATCACCAGGATGCAGCGCAAGGGGGCCTTTGTGATCGACATGAACCTGTGGAGACGCGAGAACAACACCTGCCTGCTGTGCAAGAACCCGTATGAAGAAGGGAAGATGCAGAAAGTCCCAGTGTCAGTGGTGGACTGGAGACCCACTAAAAGATGTAGCATGGAAGTTTCAAGCAAACAATATCAGTCGAGCGAGTCCCTGGTCAGTTCTAGCAGTTCTAGTGTGGAGAATAACTGGAAAGCTTCTTTAGATATACAGGCTAAAAGAGGCGAGGGCTCTCTTACGTTAGCGGGGACAAACTCAAAATTGGCTGAATACTCGATGGAAAAAACAAAGAGGGACAAATTCACCTTCCTGAGTCACAAGACGGTCTGTGGGTTTTACAG CTACAGGGTTTCCAACCGGCCGAATCTCCATCCAGAGTTCCAATACGCCATCAACCAGCTTCCCAAGACTTACACCAATGAGAACAAGGGCCGTTTCTACAAGCTCATCGACAACTTTGGCACCCACTACATGACTAAa GTGACCCTGGGTGGGATGGTGCACTCGGTGACCAGTGTCAGGCAGTGCATGGCCTCCCTACAAGGCCTGTCGTCGGACGAGGTCAAGATGTGTCTGGACATAGAGGCTTCTGCCAGCTCTGGAGGCAAAGCAAAGGGATCAGCAGCAGTGAATCACTGTCGAGATGCGAAGGACAAGATTGAGGGAGGGAACCGTTTCTCATCTAGCTTCAGTGACAG GTTTACAGAGGTCTTTGGTGGCCACAGCACCGACAGcgatcttctcttctctgctgacAAAGACCCTTCAGCCTATAAGGACtggctctcctcccttcccctcaacCCAGACGTGATCACCTACTCACTGGATCCACTGCACGAGCTGCTTCCACCTCAACTTCTCGTCAGGAAAGAACTACGCAAAGCAATCCAGCATTACGTTCTAGAGCAAGGACTCTGGCAAAACTGCTCAAAGCCCTGCAAGTCTGGCATCAAAAGAAACCCCAAAGAACCCTGTGCTTGCAGTTGTCATGGTAATCCTGGCGTAGGTAGCGATTGTTGTCCCACCAAACGTGGTCTCGCTCGAGTCATCATCACTGCAGTGAAGGCAACAGGGTTGTGGGGTGACACCACCACAGGAACTGATGCCTATGTGAAGGTGTTTAACTCCCAGAAGATGCTAATCGGACGCAGCAATGTGATTTGGAATAACAACTACCCTCAGTGGAACATGCCTTTTGATATTGGTGATGTCCTCTTGTCCCAGACCAGCATGGTGAGGTTTGAGGTGTGGGACGAAGACAGTGGGTGGGATGACGACTTGCTTGGTGCTTGCACTGTCAACCTCAAGGAAGGGACCAAGGGCAATGCATGTGCCCTGAACCACGGAATGTTCTACTACAAACTCCAGGTGACCTGTGGCCCCAGCTTGAGCGGTCCGTCCTGCTCTGAGTATGTGAGCTCTCCCATGAACGCTCAGCTGGAGAAACTGTACGTGTCCCGCCATGCTCGACCCATACCGAAGGAAATGCTCCTCAATATGGGAGTGTTTGGGATTGGTGGTACTTCAAACTTGAATATTACTGGGTTTGTCTAA